Genomic DNA from Trichoderma asperellum chromosome 5, complete sequence:
CTCTTCATGGGCTTGCGCATGTCAAACGCATCTTCGCTGTCCTTGTTGGGATCCGTGGCATGCTCTCCATAGTAATCCTTCACAACTCGGAAGACGCTATAGCCCAGTTCTTTGTAAAATTCTATGGCCTTTGCATTGCTACTGCGAACAAACAAATCCATAAACCATGTGTTGTGAGTATCTGCTGCGGCTTCTAGCTGCTCCACCAAGATTTTGCCAATGCCCTGTCTTCTTGCCTCCGGGGCTACAGTCAGGGCTGTGATATGGGCGTGCCAGGGAAGATAATGCTCTGAGAATTTGTATGCATCTGGCGATGATTCAACCTTTCCCATGACTTTGAGAGGTCAGACTAGTCAGTATCGAGAGGCAGTGCCAT
This window encodes:
- a CDS encoding uncharacterized protein (BUSCO:EOG092D48PX), translating into MATFRRFRPDDVNKFSKCNLDPLTETYELNFYLQYHAKWPSLFQVCEDSEGNIVGYIMGKVESSPDAYKFSEHYLPWHAHITALTVAPEARRQGIGKILVEQLEAAADTHNTWFMDLFVRSSNAKAIEFYKELGYSVFRVVKDYYGEHATDPNKDSEDAFDMRKPMKRDTKHEHVRDDGEKHEVHPEDVW